One part of the Glycine max cultivar Williams 82 chromosome 14, Glycine_max_v4.0, whole genome shotgun sequence genome encodes these proteins:
- the LOC100788171 gene encoding E3 ubiquitin-protein ligase COP1, with translation MEELSAGPLVPAVVKPEASKGAAVAADTSAAASGGTFPASTSEPDKDFLCPICMQIIKDAFLTACGHSFCYMCIITHLRNKSDCPCCGHYLTNTNLFPNFLLDKLLKKTSARQISKTASPVEHFRQALQKGCDVSIKELDTLLSLLAEKKRKMEQEEAERNMQILLDFLHCLRKQKVDELKEVQTDLQFIKEDINAVEKHRMDLYRARDRYSVKLRMLDDSGGRKSWHSSMDKNNSGLISSPLNLRGGLSSGSHTKKNDGKSQISSHGHGVQRRDAITGSDSQYINQSGLSLVRKKRVHTQFNDLQECYLQKRRHAADRPHSQQVRDINLISREGYTAGLEDFQSVLTTFTRYSRLRVIAELRHGDIFHSANIVSSIEFDCDDDLFATAGVSRRIKVFDFSAVVNEPTDAHCPVVEMSTRSKLSCLSWNKYAKNQIASSDYEGIVTVWDVTTRKSLMEYEEHEKRAWSVDFSRTDPSMLVSGSDDCKVKIWCTNQEASVLNIDMKANICCVKYNPGSGNYIAVGSADHHIHYYDLRNISRPVHVFSGHRKAVSYVKFLSNDELASASTDSTLRLWDVKENLPVRTFKGHANEKNFVGLTVSSEYIACGSETNEVFVYHKEISRPLTCHRFGSPDMDDAEDEAGSYFISAVCWKSDRPTILTANSQGTIKVLVLAA, from the exons ATGGAAGAGCTCTCCGCGGGGCCTCTCGTCCCCGCCGTCGTCAAACCGGAAGCGTCCAAAGGCGCCGCCGTCGCCGCCGACACCTCCGCCGCGGCCTCCGGCGGCACGTTCCCGGCCTCCACGTCGGAGCCGGACAAGGACTTCCTCTGCCCGATTTGCATGCAGATCATCAAGGACGCGTTCCTCACCGCGTGCGGCCACAGCTTCTGCTACATGTGCATCATCACGCACCTCCGCAACAAGAGCGATTGCCCTTGCTGCGGCCACTACCTCACCAACACCAACCTCTTCCCTAACTTCTTGCTCGACAAG CTACTGAAGAAGACTTCTGCGCGTCAAATATCAAAAACCGCTTCACCTGTGGAACATTTCCGGCAGGCATTGCAAAAG GGTTGTGATGTATCAATAAAGGAGCTAGACACCCTTTTGTCACTTCTTGccgagaagaaaagaaaaatggaacAAGAAGAAGCTGAGAGAAATATGCAAATATTGTTAGACTTCTTGCATTGCTTACGCAAGCAAAAAGTTGATGAGTTGAAGGAG GTACAAACTGATCTCCAGTTTATAAAAGAGGACATTAATGCTGTGGAGAAACATAGAATGGATTTGTATCGTGCACGGGACAGGTACTCTGTAAAATTACGGATGCTTGACGACTCTGGTGGAAGAAAATCATGGCATTCATCAATGGACAAGAACAACAGTGGCCTTATATCTAGTCCTCTAAATCTACGAGGAGGGTTGTCATCAGGGAGCCATACTAAGAAAAATGATGGAAAGTCCCAAATTAGCTCTCACGGGCATGGAGTTCAGAGAAGGGATGCCATCACTGGATCCGATTcacaatatataaatcaatCGGGTCTTTCTCTAGTTAGAAAGAAGAGGGTGCATACACAG TTCAATGACCTACAAGAATGTTACCTACAAAAGCGACGACATGCAGCTGATAGGCCCCATAGCCAACAAGTAAGAGATATAAATCTCATAAGTCGAGAAGGTTATACTGCTGGTCTTGAAGATTTTCAGTCAGTCTTGACAACTTTCACACGCTATAG CCGATTGAGAGTCATTGCAGAACTAAGGCATGGGGATATATTTCATTCAGCAAATATAGTGTCAAG CATAGAGTTTGACTGCGATGATGATTTGTTTGCTACTGCTGGAGTTTCCCGGCGCATCAAAGTTTTTGACTTTTCTGCT GTTGTGAATGAACCTACAGATGCTCACTGTCCTGTTGTGGAGATGTCTACACGTTCAAAACTTAGTTGCTTGAGTTGGAATAAATATGCTAAGAATCAAATAGCTAGTAGTGATTATGAAGGAATTGTGACTGTTTGGGATGTAACCACTCGAAAG AGTTTAATGGAATATGAAGAGCATGAAAAGCGTGCATGGAGTGTTGATTTTTCAAGAACAGACCCCTCTATGCTTGTATCTGGTAGCGATGACTGTAAG GTCAAAATTTGGTGTACAAATCAGGAAGCTAGTGTTCTAAATATAGACATGAAAGCAAACATATGCTGTGTCAAATATAATCCTGGATCTGGCAATTATATTGCA GTTGGATCAGCAGACCATCACATCCATTATTATGATTTGAGAAATATTAGCCGTCCAGTCCATGTTTTCAGTGGGCACAGGAAGGCTGTTTCATATGTGAAATTTCTGTCTAATGATGAACTTGCTTCTGCATCAACAGATAGTACACTGCGATTATGGGATGTGAAGGAAAACTTACCA GTTCGTACTTTCAAAGGCCATGCAAATGAGAAAAACTTTGTTGGCCTTACAGTAAGCAGTGAATACATTGCGTGTGGCAGTGAAACAAATGAAGTCTTTGTTTACCACAAG GAAATCTCGAGACCTTTGACTTGCCACAGATTTGGGTCCCCTGATATGGATGACGCTGAAGATGAGGCTGGATCGTACTTCATTAGTGCTGTATGCTGGAAGAGTGATCGCCCCACTATTCTAACTGCAAATAGTCAAGGCACCATCAAAGTGCTGGTGCTTGCAGCTTGA
- the LOC100801585 gene encoding uncharacterized protein isoform X1: MVGIELAATMKCISVTSACFLLCLCAIRSVSTQNAIMPPRGWNSYDSFNWIISEEEYLQNVNIVSQQLLAHGYQYAVVDYLWYRSLKGDKNSLGFDVIDKWGRMLPDPERWPSSRGGRGFTDVGNKVHRTGLKFGIHLMAGISTQAFNNNTPILDTQTGQPYMESGRVWKARDIGIPSRPCKWMSNGFMAINTKTGAGKAFLRSIYELYASWGVDFVKLDCVFGDNLDLGEITSVSEILNGLNKPIALSLSPGVSATPQMAKMVSNLVNTYRVTGDDWDEWSAILAHFNIARDFAASNLIGGKGLKGKSWPDLDMLPFGWLTDPGAHEGPYRFTRLTQDEQRTQMTLWCMAKSPIMYGGDLRKIDAWTYNLITNPTILDINSFSSNNQEFPHITRLNDVKTKRHNVTKVQFTYSLGLTECTDPKAYGWSSEKYYQDLERICYKSPKHDQEEPFCVHKRELPTASSKQTSIQSEQIWKLKSNGTLVNGHSGMCATVEHVLAEGYPNRIRSWIATGRKGETYVAFFNLSNEKTTISASIIDLAIVYPGRRKFILCSGNEMWSGRTIRTNNMFSAEVPGHGCALFVLQCS, from the exons ATGGTTGGAATAGAGTTAGCTGCAACCATGAAGTGCATCTCAGTTACCTCTGCTTGCTTCCTTCTTTGTCTTTGTGCAATTCGAAG TGTGTCAACACAAAATGCTATCATGCCTCCAAGAGGTTGGAACTCCTATGATAGCTTTAACTGGATAATTTCTGAAGAAGAATACTTACAGAATGTTAATATAGTTTCTCAGCAGTTACTTGCTCATGGATATCAG TATGCTGTTGTGGATTACCTCTGGTATAGGAGTCTAAAGGGTGATAAAAATTCTCTTGGTTTCGATGTGATTGATAAATGGGGACGAATGCTCCCTGACCCTGAAAGATGGCCTTCTTCAAGAGGAGGGAGAGGGTTCACTGATGTAGGTAATAAAGTACATAGAACGGGTTTGAAGTTTGGGATTCATCTTATGGCTGGAATCAGTACACAGGCATTCAATAACAACACACCAATACTTGATACACAAACG GGACAACCTTACATGGAATCTGGTCGAGTCTGGAAAGCAAGAGACATAGGAATCCCATCAAGGCCTTGTAAATGGATGAGTAACGGTTTCATGGCTATAAATACAAAAACAGGAGCTGGAAAAGCCTTCTTAAGATCAATCTATGAGCTGTATGCTTCATGGGGAGTTGATTTTG TGAAACTTGACTGTGTATTTGGTGATAACTTGGATTTGGGTGAAATAACATCTGTATCAGAG ATTCTCAATGGACTTAACAAACCCATTGCACTTTCTCTGTCTCCTGGAGTCAGTGCAACACCACAAATGGCTAAGATGGTTAGTAATCTAGTTAACACATACCGTGTAACAGGAGATGATTGGGATGAATGGTCAGCAATCTTAGCTCATTTTAATATAGCAAG AGATTTTGCTGCATCTAATTTAATAGGAGGAAAAGGTTTAAAGGGAAAATCTTGGCCTGATTTGGACATGCTGCCATTTGGATGGCTAACTGATCCAG GTGCTCATGAAGGTCCATACAGGTTTACTAGGCTTACTCAAGATGAGCAAAGAACTCAG ATGACTTTGTGGTGTATGGCTAAGTCTCCCATTATGTATGGAGGGGATCTGCGGAAGATTGATGCATGGACCTATAATCTTATCACAAATCCTACCATATTGGATATAAACTCTTTTAGCTCAAATAATCAAGAG TTTCCTCATATCACAAGATTAAATGATGTAAAGACTAAAAGACACAATGTCACAAAAGTACAGTTTACTTACTCCCTTGGTCTCACTGAATGCACTGATCCAAAAGCATATGGATGGTCTAGTGAAAAATATTACCAAGATCTTGAAAGAATTTGTTACAAGAGTCCAAAGCATGATCAGGAGGAACCTTTCTGTGTGCACAAGAGAGAACTCCCCACGGCATCATC AAAGCAGACATCTATCCAATCTGAACAGATATGGAAGTTGAAATCTAATGGGACTCTAGTTAATGGTCATTCTGGCATGTGTGCAACAGTAGAACATGTCCTAG CTGAAGGTTATCCTAATCGGATTCGATCTTGGATTGCAACTGGAAGAAAAG GGGAGACCTATGTTGCATTTTTCAATCTGAGTAACGAGAAAACAACAATATCTGCAAGCATAATAGACTTGGCTATAGTGTATCCAGGTAGAAGAAAGTTTATACTTTGTTCTGGAAATGAAATGTGGAGTGGAAGAACCATACGAACAAATAATATGTTCTCAGCAGAAGTACCAGGTCATGGATGCGCATTATTTGTTCTCCAGTGCAGTTGA
- the LOC100801585 gene encoding uncharacterized protein isoform X3, protein MVGIELAATMKCISVTSACFLLCLCAIRSVSTQNAIMPPRGWNSYDSFNWIISEEEYLQNVNIVSQQLLAHGYQYAVVDYLWYRSLKGDKNSLGFDVIDKWGRMLPDPERWPSSRGGRGFTDVGNKVHRTGLKFGIHLMAGISTQAFNNNTPILDTQTGQPYMESGRVWKARDIGIPSRPCKWMSNGFMAINTKTGAGKAFLRSIYELYASWGVDFGAHEGPYRFTRLTQDEQRTQMTLWCMAKSPIMYGGDLRKIDAWTYNLITNPTILDINSFSSNNQEFPHITRLNDVKTKRHNVTKVQFTYSLGLTECTDPKAYGWSSEKYYQDLERICYKSPKHDQEEPFCVHKRELPTASSKQTSIQSEQIWKLKSNGTLVNGHSGMCATVEHVLAEGYPNRIRSWIATGRKGETYVAFFNLSNEKTTISASIIDLAIVYPGRRKFILCSGNEMWSGRTIRTNNMFSAEVPGHGCALFVLQCS, encoded by the exons ATGGTTGGAATAGAGTTAGCTGCAACCATGAAGTGCATCTCAGTTACCTCTGCTTGCTTCCTTCTTTGTCTTTGTGCAATTCGAAG TGTGTCAACACAAAATGCTATCATGCCTCCAAGAGGTTGGAACTCCTATGATAGCTTTAACTGGATAATTTCTGAAGAAGAATACTTACAGAATGTTAATATAGTTTCTCAGCAGTTACTTGCTCATGGATATCAG TATGCTGTTGTGGATTACCTCTGGTATAGGAGTCTAAAGGGTGATAAAAATTCTCTTGGTTTCGATGTGATTGATAAATGGGGACGAATGCTCCCTGACCCTGAAAGATGGCCTTCTTCAAGAGGAGGGAGAGGGTTCACTGATGTAGGTAATAAAGTACATAGAACGGGTTTGAAGTTTGGGATTCATCTTATGGCTGGAATCAGTACACAGGCATTCAATAACAACACACCAATACTTGATACACAAACG GGACAACCTTACATGGAATCTGGTCGAGTCTGGAAAGCAAGAGACATAGGAATCCCATCAAGGCCTTGTAAATGGATGAGTAACGGTTTCATGGCTATAAATACAAAAACAGGAGCTGGAAAAGCCTTCTTAAGATCAATCTATGAGCTGTATGCTTCATGGGGAGTTGATTTTG GTGCTCATGAAGGTCCATACAGGTTTACTAGGCTTACTCAAGATGAGCAAAGAACTCAG ATGACTTTGTGGTGTATGGCTAAGTCTCCCATTATGTATGGAGGGGATCTGCGGAAGATTGATGCATGGACCTATAATCTTATCACAAATCCTACCATATTGGATATAAACTCTTTTAGCTCAAATAATCAAGAG TTTCCTCATATCACAAGATTAAATGATGTAAAGACTAAAAGACACAATGTCACAAAAGTACAGTTTACTTACTCCCTTGGTCTCACTGAATGCACTGATCCAAAAGCATATGGATGGTCTAGTGAAAAATATTACCAAGATCTTGAAAGAATTTGTTACAAGAGTCCAAAGCATGATCAGGAGGAACCTTTCTGTGTGCACAAGAGAGAACTCCCCACGGCATCATC AAAGCAGACATCTATCCAATCTGAACAGATATGGAAGTTGAAATCTAATGGGACTCTAGTTAATGGTCATTCTGGCATGTGTGCAACAGTAGAACATGTCCTAG CTGAAGGTTATCCTAATCGGATTCGATCTTGGATTGCAACTGGAAGAAAAG GGGAGACCTATGTTGCATTTTTCAATCTGAGTAACGAGAAAACAACAATATCTGCAAGCATAATAGACTTGGCTATAGTGTATCCAGGTAGAAGAAAGTTTATACTTTGTTCTGGAAATGAAATGTGGAGTGGAAGAACCATACGAACAAATAATATGTTCTCAGCAGAAGTACCAGGTCATGGATGCGCATTATTTGTTCTCCAGTGCAGTTGA
- the LOC100801585 gene encoding alpha-galactosidase 2 isoform X2: MVGIELAATMKCISVTSACFLLCLCAIRSVSTQNAIMPPRGWNSYDSFNWIISEEEYLQNVNIVSQQLLAHGYQYAVVDYLWYRSLKGDKNSLGFDVIDKWGRMLPDPERWPSSRGGRGFTDVGNKVHRTGLKFGIHLMAGISTQAFNNNTPILDTQTGQPYMESGRVWKARDIGIPSRPCKWMSNGFMAINTKTGAGKAFLRSIYELYASWGVDFVKLDCVFGDNLDLGEITSVSEILNGLNKPIALSLSPGVSATPQMAKMVSNLVNTYRVTGDDWDEWSAILAHFNIARDFAASNLIGGKGLKGKSWPDLDMLPFGWLTDPGAHEGPYRFTRLTQDEQRTQMTLWCMAKSPIMYGGDLRKIDAWTYNLITNPTILDINSFSSNNQEFPHITRLNDVKTKRHNVTKVQFTYSLGLTECTDPKAYGWSSEKYYQDLERICYKSPKHDQEEPFCVHKRELPTASSKQTSIQSEQIWKLKSNGTLVNGHSGMCATVEHVLVQLHQSCS, encoded by the exons ATGGTTGGAATAGAGTTAGCTGCAACCATGAAGTGCATCTCAGTTACCTCTGCTTGCTTCCTTCTTTGTCTTTGTGCAATTCGAAG TGTGTCAACACAAAATGCTATCATGCCTCCAAGAGGTTGGAACTCCTATGATAGCTTTAACTGGATAATTTCTGAAGAAGAATACTTACAGAATGTTAATATAGTTTCTCAGCAGTTACTTGCTCATGGATATCAG TATGCTGTTGTGGATTACCTCTGGTATAGGAGTCTAAAGGGTGATAAAAATTCTCTTGGTTTCGATGTGATTGATAAATGGGGACGAATGCTCCCTGACCCTGAAAGATGGCCTTCTTCAAGAGGAGGGAGAGGGTTCACTGATGTAGGTAATAAAGTACATAGAACGGGTTTGAAGTTTGGGATTCATCTTATGGCTGGAATCAGTACACAGGCATTCAATAACAACACACCAATACTTGATACACAAACG GGACAACCTTACATGGAATCTGGTCGAGTCTGGAAAGCAAGAGACATAGGAATCCCATCAAGGCCTTGTAAATGGATGAGTAACGGTTTCATGGCTATAAATACAAAAACAGGAGCTGGAAAAGCCTTCTTAAGATCAATCTATGAGCTGTATGCTTCATGGGGAGTTGATTTTG TGAAACTTGACTGTGTATTTGGTGATAACTTGGATTTGGGTGAAATAACATCTGTATCAGAG ATTCTCAATGGACTTAACAAACCCATTGCACTTTCTCTGTCTCCTGGAGTCAGTGCAACACCACAAATGGCTAAGATGGTTAGTAATCTAGTTAACACATACCGTGTAACAGGAGATGATTGGGATGAATGGTCAGCAATCTTAGCTCATTTTAATATAGCAAG AGATTTTGCTGCATCTAATTTAATAGGAGGAAAAGGTTTAAAGGGAAAATCTTGGCCTGATTTGGACATGCTGCCATTTGGATGGCTAACTGATCCAG GTGCTCATGAAGGTCCATACAGGTTTACTAGGCTTACTCAAGATGAGCAAAGAACTCAG ATGACTTTGTGGTGTATGGCTAAGTCTCCCATTATGTATGGAGGGGATCTGCGGAAGATTGATGCATGGACCTATAATCTTATCACAAATCCTACCATATTGGATATAAACTCTTTTAGCTCAAATAATCAAGAG TTTCCTCATATCACAAGATTAAATGATGTAAAGACTAAAAGACACAATGTCACAAAAGTACAGTTTACTTACTCCCTTGGTCTCACTGAATGCACTGATCCAAAAGCATATGGATGGTCTAGTGAAAAATATTACCAAGATCTTGAAAGAATTTGTTACAAGAGTCCAAAGCATGATCAGGAGGAACCTTTCTGTGTGCACAAGAGAGAACTCCCCACGGCATCATC AAAGCAGACATCTATCCAATCTGAACAGATATGGAAGTTGAAATCTAATGGGACTCTAGTTAATGGTCATTCTGGCATGTGTGCAACAGTAGAACATGTCCTAG TGCAACTTCACCAATCATGCAGCTGA